The genomic stretch TTACTGGGTCTTTGGATCCTTTTATCCCCTAAGTTCCACTGTCTGTTTCATTATCTCTCAGTCTCTTTCCCTCTATGATGGTCTCCTCAGCTCTGAAGTGGTCTTTTCacctcctctgtccttcccaaCTCACTCATTTTGCTCCAGTCTCTTTTTCTAATCATTTATTCTGTACAGTTTTACAAACATCCCCTCAGAGCCAGAACTGCCCTGGGCCCCAAGAACAGAGAGAAATAAGATACACTCCCTGACTTCAGTCGGGGAACCACACTTAGGACAGCTAAGTTCTGTTCCTCTCCTCAACTTAGGGTCATGTCAGgagtggggtgaggggagaggcTGTTCCTGTCTGCCTTTCTGCCTCCCAcatccacccccccacacactccGCCAGGCTTACctggctgtcacagagcactgaagttgccttttaagaatatttatattttttaatggagtTTTATATTtccagttcttaattttaatagtaGTTAatgggaatattttatttttgcttcagaTAAACTctcaatttaaattatttatgtggGCTCCACATTTAGTTTTTAGGTGGCTTGATCAGTCAGATGGACAGGAATCCCAGCTCATCTACTCACCACTGATCTGACCTTGAGCAAACTAGATTTCCTGAGCCTCCTTTTGATAATCTGGAAATGGGAATAACATTAGGACCAACTAAGtagagttcagaaaaaaaaaaaaaaaaaaaagaatgatttttatatttcctgGGCCCCCAAGTAAGCTGGAAGGCAGCACATGGGGTGGGGGCAAGTACTACTCCATGCAGAGGTTTGTGTGTCTGGGCCAGCCTCCAAGGCCAGCTGCTCGGTAGCAAATGGTGCTGAGCTCAAGTGAAAGCTTCTTGGTGAAGGAAAAGTtttgttgaaattaaaaaaaatttttttggctgcactgggtctttgttgggcCGTTTTTTGGACTCTCTATTTGCTGCATGCACGGGCTCTCTAGTGGGGCAGGCTCTGCAGCCTGCGGGCTCAGTGTTGTGGGTGCcctggcttctctagttgtgaagaGGCTGAGTTGCCCCcgctggcatgtgggatcccacttctcccaccagggatctaaccctcatcccctgcactggaaggcagattctcaatgtttggaccaccagagaagtcccctggaGAAATTGTTTAGGCCACTGTTGTTTAAGTATATGCTGAATGGCAAAGGGACAGACTTTTCATTCTATTAACCTATTCCTCACGTTGTCCTGTCTACAGAGTTTGCTATTAAATTGTTATTGACAGCCATCCACTCCAATGCTAGCTAAAACCGAGGGTGAGGGTGGCCTGCGATGAATGCCTGGGGCATAGAATCGGAAGCTGTCTAGATCTGGATAGTGTATGGTTGAACAGGTTCCCCGGGGGCCAGGAGGTAGGGGTGTGCCCCCAGACCCTGGTTTGCCTGGCGGAGCCTCCCCTGGCCTTGTATCTGCAGCACGACTTCGGCCTGGAGAGAAGGACACTCTTCTGGGTGGAGGCTGTCATCCGGGGACCCTGCCCAGTCCAATGCGATGGTCCAGGGGCAGCTTCCGCCCCTCCGGCCTGGCTCTTGCTGGCCAGCCCCGAGCAAGGGCTGGAACCCGTGCCTGCCGCAGTTGAAGATCCGGAGGCCGGATCCCAGGATCagcctgaggaggaggaggaagaagaggaggaggaggaggaggaccagGAAGAGGAAGCAGCCTCCTCTGCCATGGAGGAAGACCCGGAGCcctgcagcccccagcccagctccGCGGCGAGCCCCTGCCTGGGCCAACACCGATGCTCGCTGGACATGCTGCGCGGCGTGAGGTCGGAGCTGGTTGGGGCTAGGCGGCGGCTCTCCGAGGGCAAGCTTGCCTCCCACCCCCGCAGCCTCCTGCACCGCCTCCGCCACCGAGCTCTGAGCCTCTGCCCTGCGCCGCCCCTGGGCCCAGCGCCTCCACCCCGCAGTGCTCCCACGCAGAACCCGCAGTCCCCtgtttctgaggcctctctccccaGCACCCGCACGCCCCCCTTGGGCCCCAAGACGTCGCTCCCCAGCACCCTCACGCTGCCCCCGCGGCCTTCCACGGCCGGCGCCATGCCCCCGCTGCGGAGCCACAAGCCCACAGTTGCGGTAAGGAACCTGTCCCCTTGGCCAAGGCCACAACTCAGCAGCGAAGCCCCCACATCTGGTGCCCTGCCTGGTTGGACACTCCCTACCAGCTCTCACCTGGCCCTGTACCACGCCGTCCTTCCTGCAGCCCTGTGCCTAGAGTATTCCCTGCTTCGAGGTCCCCTTCCTCGTTTCTcgctgtgtctcctttgcttctATAAGGGCACCTGTTAGGGTAATTTTATTTACCCAGGATCTGTCTCTTCCAGTGGAATATGACATCTCTTAGGGCAGTGATTGGATTGCATTTGTTTCCAGAGCACCCAGAACACACTTGGCCCACAGGGGGAGCTCAGTGAATGTCCGTTGAATCAGTCAATGTGGCTCAGATCTAGGGCTTCCCACTGTTCAAGGATTGGGTGAGTTCAATCAAGGAATATTCACAGCGCAGTTACTTCTTGCAAGAGACTGGATTGGAAAAGACAAAGTCTAAAGCAGGCGACGAGGAGTTTGGCGAGGAAGTGTGAGAGAGGCAGCACTGCCCAGTGGGAGGGATCAGGTGCGGAGAGAGAAGTGAAGGCTGCTGCAGGCTGGGACGGCTTCAGGACAAAGGATGTGCACCAAGAACTGGGAGCAGATGTGAACGTACAGTGAACGTACGGACTGTAGcccggggcctcccaggtggtgctagtggtaaagaacaggcctgagatgtaagagacatgggttctatccctggtttgggaagattcccctggaggagggcatagcaatatgatacccgctccagtattcttgcctggagaatcccatggacagaggagcctggcggactacagttcatagggtcgcaaagaattggacaccacttagcatgcatgcgtgcacggactgtagcctgccagtctcctctgtccctgggtttaATCCCaacaggaatattggagtggattgccatttcctcctccaggggatcttcctgacccaaggatcaaatttgAATCTCCTGAggttcctgaattggcaggaacattcttcatcactgagccacctggaagcccttccAAGGATTTGTGTACAGTTTTATGCATATGTTTATGCTCCTGTGTCTTTTTCCTTTAAGTAATCTACATTATATAAGTGTCAGACTCCATACAATCTAGGTCTGGAACAGATGTGTTAGGGTAGATTAGTAGCAGGAGGTGACATTTAGGCACAGCTTTCTGCCCCTGAGCAATTCCACAGTCAGGCCAGGAGATGCAACAGAATAAGGCCAAGGTGAAAGTAAGTCCAAAAGACAGACTCAAAGTCTGGCTTTTCCCACTCAGTGCTGTGTGAGCTTAGGCAAGTCACTGAACATCTCTGAGCCATCCCTTCTCTACCTGTAAAGCAACCCTGCACACAGTTATTTACAGCAAACAGAGAAGAGGCTATATAAACAGTACAGGCAACACCCACATCACGGGCTAGATGCTGATGCTAGGAGGGCTCTCCCCTGATCCCAGTTAAATTTAACTCTAGCAACAGCCCTGTAGCAGGGTGGGGGAGAGATGGGGGCAGATGGGACAGATATTCTGtagaggaggaaactggggcAGAGAGCATCTTTTTCAAGGTCACAAGGGTAGACTCAAATCCTAAGACTTGCATGGTTTTCACTCTAGGAGTAAAGAGTAGATCCTAAGGTGACGTCATGGCAGGGAAACCGCTGAGAAGATGAGGACATGTAGGGAATTCACATGTCACATGCACTCTGCTCCTGGAGCCAGGGCAGCACCTAGGCTTTCCTGCTGGAGGAGGGGACAGGCTTAGCAGTTGGATGCTTCTTCATGGGGAACAGGCCAGGGATGATGCCAGCCAAACCTATTGAAATGCCTTCAAGCCACCCTCCTTAGTCCAAGGTCTCTGTGGgtttctccatcaccacagctGTACCCAGTTTCTCTCCTGCTCCTTGCCTAGCCAACCCTCAGTCCAGCCAGACTCAAGAAGGAAGTTCTGGCTAGAAAGCTCAGTCCTGCTCCCCTGCCCCCTAAGGTATGGGGTCGAGAACCCTGCGTTGATTCTGAGTAGGGTACAGGTCCCAAAAGTGTGTTATTTGCCAGGTCACTTGCCAGCTTCTCTGAACTTTGACTTCAGTAAAAAATAGAATGAGCCTATCGTATTTCTCTCGCAGGCTTGTTCTAAGCAGTAAATATTATCATCTACTGGCAGTTTCTGTATGCCAAACCCTTTGCTAGTCACTTTTCTCACCTTGTCTTATTTAAGCCTTGTAACAATCCTGTGAGGTATCTGGTATGATTacatccattttacacatgaataaactggcttccctggtggctcagtggtaaggaatccacctgcaatgcaggagactcaggttcggtccctgggttaggaagatccctcagagaagtaaatggcaacccattccagtattcttgcttttgaactctcatggacagaggagcttggtgggcttcagtctatggggttgcaaagagttggacatgacttagcaactaaacaaccacctgAGTAAACAGTagaaagctgggatttgaacccaggtctgcagtaCTCCAAGATCCTAACAATATTAGCCCCTGTGCTCTGTAGCGAAGGCACCTTTAAAAATGTCTTGCCCAGCCGGGTGTCACCTCCAGTGGTAACTGACACTTGCAGCTTGTCTGTGTTTCAGTCCCTCAGCCCGTACACCTGCCTGCCACCTCCTGGACAGGTGCCCCAGCCTCGTGCTGCCCACAGATTGCAACCTGATTCTGCTGACTTGCTGTCTGCCCTGAGCCAGGAGGAGCAAGACCTCATCGGGCCAGTGGTTGCCCTGGGGTACCCCCTGCACAGGGCCATCGTGGCTCTGCAGAAGACGGGGCGGCAGAGCCTGAGCCAGGTGAGTGGGGGACCCAGAGCTGGGGGGCTGTGGAACTGGAGTCGGGTCAGTGGCCACATCGTTTTTATCTTCAACTTGAagttattttgtgtttttcttcggAGGCAGAATTTCAGCTTTGAATTAATTATTGGGGGTTTTGATCAATTTTCTAGATCCTAAGGGATCTAAACTCCATGGGAGTTTAGCAAGACTCCCCATGCCTACTTGCAGAGTCTCAGTATTCTACTCCTGTCCAAGTCTCTGCCCCAAAAGTAAGACTGAAGCTTTGGCCAGTCACAAACCTTTCCAGAGCTGCCCAATAACactttctgcaacaagagagatgTTTTATTCCTGTGTTGTCCAATATAGTAAACACTAGCTATATGTGGTTACTTGAATGTGGCTAGTATGACTGAAAATtgttattaattataattaaatgaaataaaaaattaaatagccaCATACAGCTACCATATTGGATGGCACAGTTCTGACCACTTCCCTCAACAGTTAATCCACACCCCTATCTATCGCTCTCTCtttccatctacccatccatcaatCTAGGCATAAGTATTTGCTGGATGCTTCCTTGGTGTGTAGATGCAGCTAGGAGCTATGGGGAAGCCAGTGTTGTGGGCTGGGTTTCCAGACTCCAGTGGGGTTTGGCATATGCAGATTTATTAAGGAGACCCTTGGGAACAActtctggggaagggagaggacaGAAGCAGGGATGGGTAGAGGGAGAGGTTGAACTTTATAGACCCAGTGACAGCCAACCCCATAGCTCAGAAGCATATGTGGCCCTTTGGAGTTGTCCtaattgaggatgagatggtcaggcCTTCATACCTCTGCCTTAATGAGTCACCAGAGGTAGAAAGATGGTGACTTGAGAGAAATGATCTCTGCAGCTAAAGCAGCCCCTGAAGGGACAGATAGCTGATGGTTTCTACCACCGCTACCACCATCTGCAATAAGACCTTCAAGGAAGGTGTATCTGGAAGGGGTATCTCAGAATCTACCACACCAGGTTCCATTTTTAAGTCCTCCACTCCTATTGGAAGAAGAGTGGACACCAGTAGTAACAAGGATAGGTAGCACCCCAAGCTGCTCTAATATTTGGGAGCAAGTCTTGACCCCCCCTCTACAAGCTAAGGATATGAGAACACCTGCAGGAGAGTGAGAACCCCTGAACTGCCAAAAGAGAGGTGTGGTGAGAAGATGCCTGGGAACAGAAGGAACAGGAAAGATTCGGGGGTGTTTCAGTTATCTATTGCCGTGTGACAGTCACCCCAACACTTAGTGGCTTAATACTACAACCATGTGTTCGCTCATGAGTCTCTGGGTTGCCAGTGTGGGTGGAGTCAGCAAGGAAGTTCTTTTGCAGGTCTCACCTAGGGTCTCTCATATGGCTACAGTTTGGTGACCCAGCTAGAGCTGAATAGTCTAGGATGACCTTGATCACAATCCAGTGGTTGGTGAAACTTGTCAGCTGGACCACATATCTCCAGCAAGCTAGCCCACGTGTTCCAAAGAGTACAGGAGTGGAAGATGCAAAGTCTCTTGAGGTTGAAATTATTGTCACTTCTGCCTTATACTGTTGGCCAAAGCATGTCATAGACCAGATCAGATTAAAAGGGTAGAAAAATAGACTCTACCTCTTGATGGGAAAAGCTGCAAAGAAGAGTATATGACTGTTCTTAATCTACCATGGGGAGGTTTCAGTAATTGAGAAAGGCTTCATGAAGGTATAAAGCCTTGAGGTGGAGTTTAAGGATGGATAAGACAATTTGAAGAAAGGAGAAGGATGATCTTCCAGGCAGGAGGAACAGTATCAGCTgagaggcagaggcaggaaggacTTGGGAGGCCCTGATTCAACAGTCTCACTGAATATATGACGTGGGCTGGTGGGAGATAGGACAGGAAGGGGAATAGAGGGAAGATTAAGGGTGCCTTGAAGGCTGGCCTGAGAGTTTTCTCAAAGACCCCACAGCAGAAGGGAGGCATGAAAGGACagtgggcaggggcaggaggtgggCCCCTGCCCACAGTCCTTTCATGCCTTCTCCCAGCTGAATGTTGCATCCCTTTTTGCGTTGTTTTCTACGCACCAGGGTTATTTGTGGTTGGAAAGCTGAGCCACAGATATTGAAtggcatatatttttttctcctgtctcTATCCCTCCACCATCAGAGGACTTGGAGACCCTTTCCCTAGTCACTGATGGTGGCCATATGTTGAGTCCCTGAGGTCTGGAGCTGCCTGCTTCTGGGTGAGGGAGTGACGGAGGGAGAGTGGCTCAAACAGGAGCCTGATCAGGATGTGCTGCTGCAGGTTGAGGAGGTGGGAAGGCACTGGGTCCtctttcccaccctctcctgctcCCACTCTACTTGGTTCATCAGTCCTAGAGGAAAGCTTTCAACTTGGTGAGCCCCATATATGGTGGCTAACATGATGGAGGAGATGCCAGGGGTGGTGCTGATATTTACCGAGCACCTCTGTGCCAGTCCCTCAATCTGAGAGTGTTCATTTAGGTCTTCTCATTTCTGCAAGGTTGCTTTTACTgttcccactttgcagatgaggaaactgaggtcaggGAGGTTCACGTAATTAGCGGTGGCACCAGGGTGGATGCCAGGCTGGTGTGGTTCTGAATTTTGTTACACGgtgcttttctctcattttctgtaTGGAAATCTTCCAGGGCAGCACCTTAGGTTGATCTGAGATTTAGGAGTAAATTTAAAGTTGCCTCCACTTTCAGCTGCTGCTGAAAAGCCAGGACCTTGGCCAAGAAGCAGTCCAGAAGCACTGTGAGGGGCCAGGGCCATGGTGGGGACTCTGACAtgcctccccaactcctccagaCCCTGTGACAAGGCTGAGGTCCCAGGTCATCACTGTGGGGACCTGAAGATTAGCTGGGGGCAGCACAGGGCACTGGCCTCCCTTTGGGTGGGCTGGAAGAATCTCACTGCATCAGGAACACTGTGTTTCCAGACATAGACTGACCACCTGCCTGGTGGGCCTTCTCCCAGTGAGGATTCAGGGGCCAGGCTCTAAGGTGTGGGCCTGAGGGCCAGTGGATGACTTTATCTTGATCTCCCGGACCACGTTAGTGTTCCTCTCTGTTCTGTGAAGTTCCACCATTAATTGAACATCTCTTTTGGGTTCACAGCCCTTCTCCCcatgaaagacaaatactacagtAAATTGTCTTTGGTCAGAGATGAACAGCAGATGGTCCAGGAGGGTGGGCATCAGGTGATGGAGACAGGGCACTTGGAAAAACCAGGGAGAGAGGACGAAATACAAAACCTAAGCTTTGTCCAtcactccttccttcctgccccaggaTTGGTGTGCCCACTGACTGCCTGCAGGACAGGCGTGGGTAGTGATTTTGAGGGTCCATTGGCCAGACCCAGGCTTACCCTTAGACTCTAGACACATAAtggcccctctctgagcctcattttccccATTCACAGAATGGAGGAGAATTTGTTTATGACCAGTGCCTGCTGGGGTTCCCATACTGGGGTCTGAAGGTGACATCCTCAcccaccctggagcctgagctagGCCTAGTTACTGACCAAGCAGCAGAATCCTtacaaatgcagattctcagaaCCTACTCTGCAGGGTCAGTAGATCTGGAATGGGCCCAGGGGCCTATCATTTTAAAAGATCTGCAGATGGTTCTGATACACAGCCTGGCTTGGGTCTACTGGGTTGGACTGAGTCAGAGACCCTTAACCTTGGCTGCACacaagaatcacctggagagctgtAAAAATCCCGGTGCCAGGCTTCCCCCCTACCAGTCATATCAGGGCCTCTGGACGTGACCATCATCAGCAGGACATGGGTAGTGATACAGAGACACCAgtgttttgttgctattgttttgttttgttaactttttgttttgtattggagtatagctgattaacaatgttgtgatagtttcagctggATGGAAAAAGGACTCGGcggtacatatacatgtatccattctcccacctagtcccctcccatccaggctgccacctaacattgagcagaattccatgtgctatacagtaggtttttgttggttatccgttttaaatatgTCAGTATGACCAtcctcaaactccctaactattccttcctcCATGCTTCTGCCCCTCTAGTAATTGTAAGTTTGTACTCTCagactgtgagtctgttttgtgaGTTCCTTTGTTATTATCTTTGTTTCAGATTTCacgtataagggatgtcataggatgtttctccttctctctctaacttacttcacaGTGTGAGCATCTCTAGTTCCATCCGTGgcgctgcagatggcattatttcattctttttaatggccgagtaatattctattgtatataagtaccatatcttctttatccattcctctgtcagtggacatttaggttgctttcatgtcttggctattgttaacagtgctgcaatgaacactggagggCGTGTATCCTTTTTGACCacgtttttctctggatatatccccaagaatgggattgcagggtcatgtggtagctctatttttagttttttaaggaatctccatactgttctccacagtgtctctaccaatttacattcccaccaacagtgtaggagggttaccttctccacaccctctctagaatTTATTGCTGAGGCACCGTAGTTTTAAAGCTCCCAGGTAGCTACAGTCGGCACTGAGGCTGAGAACTCTTGTTGTAGATGAACAGACCTTCGGAAACTCTGTCTACTTGCAAGCCAGCTCAAAGCTCCTCCTCTAGTGGCGGGGGCAGGCACTCCATGGACAAGGCACTGGCCAagaagtcaggtggtctgggccCTAGTCCTGGGACCCTGGTCTACcctgcctggacctcagttccctcAACTGTGCCACAAGAGCTGAGTTGGTTGGTTTTCAAAATGTGCCCAGAGCAAGGTTCCTGGCGTGAGGGCCCCCGCTCTGGGCTCCCTCTACCTCTTGCCCCCAGTTCTCCCAGAGCAACTGCAAACTCCCCCTGTTACTGTTGAAGCCCCCTGGTGCTTGGGCAGTTCACAGGCTAGAACAGTCTGAAAGCCATTAGTCTCTGTGGTCTGTTTTCTGCTCCGTTCCGAAGGTCTGCAGAAATCCGACTTGCTTCTCCTCCACTCGTACCCGTACTTTAATCGTCTGGAGCCTTCATTTGGCACCAATTCCCTGTAAATCCTGCTTTGATTTGCCTGGCACTCATGTTTTCCTGTATCTGGTTTATCTCCCCCAAGGAGCTATGAGCTCCCGGAAGGTAGTTCTTAATTTAGTTTATAAACACAGCTTACGTTTATTGAGCTCCTTCTGCCTGCCTGCTGTGGTGGAGGCTGGGACCTAGTGGTGTCCTCCTGTGGGACAAAAACTTGgtggatgagaaagctgagaaAGATACTAGGCAGTTACAGAGCTGTAGGTGCGGGGAAGCCTTGAGTGCTGTGGAGACACCtggtggagatggaggtgggagtgggCATAGGGAGAGCCTGCCCAGGGCAGAGGAGCGAGGCTGGCCTTGGCCTTGGAGCTGGATGGGCAGGAGTCTAGGGGTGCCGAGGGAAGCAGCCAAGGGTGCTGACAGAGCGAGCAGGTCTTTGAAAGTGGGGTTGGAAGGCAGAACTTTATCCTGAGGGCAAAAGCAGCCCCTGGTGAATAAGCAGGGAGTGGCTGGAAGAGGTGCTTGGCCCTGTGGGCCCCTTGGCTGTCCCCTCCCCTTCCAGCCTTGGCGCAACACTGCTCCGGTGTGGGGCCCGTGGAGTCCTGGATCGCAAAGATATTGTGTCtggagtggaggtgggggtgcACAGAGTGGGTGGAAAAGGAGGCACTCTCACACAGGTGGGTGCTCACCAGGGAGGGTGAGCAGGCTGGGTGGATGTTGGGTAGACACCTGTGTTTGAGGCCTGGCCTGTTCCCCACTTAGGTTCTGGGAATACCTTGACCCACCCCGGCAGCTCTCTTCCTGGACTCCAGCCCCCAGCTTGGACAGCTGGTGaggctttgctgtccacctgtCCCAGGGGAGGCCTCTGACCCTCTTCCGTTGGCTCATGGATCTCTGGGCCCACGCTGTGTATGGCTGGTTGCCCAGTCAGCCTGGGCCTGAGCTCAGCCCTCCTGAGGCCCTTGGGTGCCTCCTCCACTGCGCCTGCTGTCCTGGGCATTGCTCTCACTGTCCTTCTCTCTGTGCCCCCTCCTGCCCAGTTTCTCAGCTACCTTAGCGCCTGTGACCGGCTGCTGCGACAGGGCTACGAGGAGGGGCTGGTGGATGAGGCCATGGAGATGTTCCAGTTCTCCGAGAGCCAGGTCAGCAGAGCCTCTTGCCCGGGCCCCAGCGAGGGGCGGGTGGGGCACCCATGCAGGCCTGGCATGCAGGGGCCGACCAGCACCAGAGACCACCTGGGGGCCTCAGGAGACAGCCTGCTTGCTGAGCCCCGGGGAGAAGGAGACAGCCTAGGGAGCTGAGACATGGAGAAGCCAAGAGGACccaaggggaaggggtggggaggaaacAGGGAGCAGAGCTTTGTGCCaactcgcttcagttgtgtccgactctgtgtgaccccatggactgcagcccgccaggctcatctgtccatgagattctccaggcaagaatactggagtgggttgccatgcactcctccaggggatcttcccaccccagggactgaacctgcatctcttgcctctcttgcattgggaggagggttctttaccactaataccaccTGGGTAGAGCTTTATAGCTGAATCAACACAGCAAATATTGACTGGCTCCTCTTTGTCAGACACCCAGACAGGAGCCAGGCAGGTAGCATGATGATGCCTGAACTCTCTTCAGGGAGTTTGCCACTTACATGGAAACCCAGAAGGCTTGAGGTTGTGGCCCCAGTTAGGAGGACATTCTGAGTGCCCAGTGAATGTGAGCTGTCCAGAGTCGGCAGTTGGTCAAGGCAGAGCAGACTTCCCGGAGACTGTGGGAGGGacggtggggtgggagggatgctgaggggtggggggagaggcagGGAAGTTTTGAAGTTTTGAGCAGTGGGGTcagaggaggcaggcagaggccGTGCTGTGTGAGGGTTTGGGTCCTGGACAGCGACCCTGTGCTGCGCATCCTCTGGGCACCAGTGTGcagccttctcttcctgccccagtgCAGGGCATGAGCACAGGGAATCaggagggagtgggagaggggaAGTAGAGCCAAGACAGAGAGAGCCAGCAGCCGGGCTGGGGCCTCCTTCCTTGGCACAGGGAGTGAGGTTTGAGCCCATGTCACCTCCTATCATTGAGATACAGGAGGACCATAGGTGCTGCCAAGGATCAGGCTCACCTGGCTTGTGGGGTCACGGCTTTTTGGGGGTATGTAGAGTGGGTACTTGGGAGGGGACTGCCCAGGCCAGAGGCCCAGCCTCCCAGCGGCCCGCAtgccctctctgcctcctcttcctcaggCAGGGGAGTTCCTGCGCCTCTCGGAGCAGTTCAGCGACATGGGCTTCCAGCAGGACCGCATCAAGGAAGTGCTGCTGGTCCATGGCAACCGCCGCGAGCAAGCCCTGGAGGAGCTGGTGGCCTGTGCCCAGTGACCCCCCAGGGCACCTAGCAGTGTCTGTGCATCCTGGTCCTGACCCAGACCTGGCAGTCCATCCTGACTGTATCGAGAAGACTGCATGAGAATAACAAAGCAGGGCATGCTTGTTGTAAAAATGCACACGATGCCGAGAGTGGGAGTGAATACTGTAGAGAAGGCAAAACTTTCCTTCTGAAAACTTCAGAGGGGCTCTTTAacaaaaagacagattaacaagagaaaaaccaaAACGTATTAATGCAGGTGGCACGCATGAAACTTCAGTGAAAAGTAACCCAAGATAGCAGTTTAGAactctggctggggaagatcccctggag from Capra hircus breed San Clemente chromosome 10, ASM170441v1, whole genome shotgun sequence encodes the following:
- the UBAP1L gene encoding ubiquitin-associated protein 1-like, coding for MNALDDVPFKVPKGFVIDTEPLPGPDLSVPDCRELLLGSMLKPRVRVACDECLGHRIGSCLDLDSVWLNRFPGGQEVGVCPQTLVCLAEPPLALYLQHDFGLERRTLFWVEAVIRGPCPVQCDGPGAASAPPAWLLLASPEQGLEPVPAAVEDPEAGSQDQPEEEEEEEEEEEEDQEEEAASSAMEEDPEPCSPQPSSAASPCLGQHRCSLDMLRGVRSELVGARRRLSEGKLASHPRSLLHRLRHRALSLCPAPPLGPAPPPRSAPTQNPQSPVSEASLPSTRTPPLGPKTSLPSTLTLPPRPSTAGAMPPLRSHKPTVASLSPYTCLPPPGQVPQPRAAHRLQPDSADLLSALSQEEQDLIGPVVALGYPLHRAIVALQKTGRQSLSQFLSYLSACDRLLRQGYEEGLVDEAMEMFQFSESQAGEFLRLSEQFSDMGFQQDRIKEVLLVHGNRREQALEELVACAQ